One genomic region from Jiangella sp. DSM 45060 encodes:
- a CDS encoding MFS transporter, whose product MTTDIRAGQTRNLVLATVAFAVSFWAWNMVAPLGVRYTGELGLSSGEKSLLVATPVLVGSVGRILVGALTDRLGGRLMFPVLMVLSAPFVVLVAAAGEAESYGLLLLFGFFLGIAGTTFAVGIPFVNAWYETSRRGFATGVFGAGMGGTALSAFFTPRFVDWFGYVATHVIVAVALVATAAICWTLMRDSPAWAPNTAPVLPKLSAAVRLPVTWQMSFLYAVAFGGFVAFSTYLPTYLKDIYDFDLTAAGTRTAGFALAAVVARPIGGVLSDRIGPRMVVAISLAGTAVLAIVVAFQPPVEVPAGIAFVLLAFFLGLGTGGVFAWVAKLAPPEKVGTVTGVVGAAGGLGGFFPPLVMGATYEVLLDGYGVGLTLLAITAAGALAFTLLGVGARAASSARRT is encoded by the coding sequence ATGACCACCGACATCCGGGCGGGCCAGACCCGCAACCTGGTGCTGGCGACCGTCGCGTTCGCGGTCAGCTTCTGGGCCTGGAACATGGTCGCGCCGCTCGGGGTGCGCTACACCGGCGAGCTCGGGCTGTCGTCGGGGGAGAAATCGCTGCTGGTGGCGACGCCGGTGCTGGTCGGCTCGGTCGGCCGGATCCTGGTCGGCGCGCTCACCGACCGGCTCGGCGGCCGGCTGATGTTCCCCGTCCTCATGGTGCTGTCGGCGCCGTTCGTCGTGCTCGTGGCGGCGGCCGGCGAGGCGGAGTCGTACGGCCTGCTGCTGCTGTTCGGGTTCTTCCTGGGCATCGCGGGGACGACGTTCGCCGTCGGCATCCCGTTCGTCAACGCCTGGTACGAGACGTCCCGGCGCGGCTTCGCGACCGGCGTGTTCGGTGCCGGGATGGGCGGGACGGCGCTGTCGGCGTTCTTCACGCCGCGGTTCGTGGACTGGTTCGGCTACGTGGCGACGCACGTCATCGTCGCGGTGGCGCTGGTGGCGACGGCGGCGATCTGCTGGACGCTCATGCGCGACTCGCCGGCGTGGGCACCGAACACGGCGCCGGTGCTGCCGAAGCTGTCCGCGGCGGTCAGGCTGCCGGTGACGTGGCAGATGTCGTTCCTGTACGCGGTGGCGTTCGGCGGGTTCGTCGCGTTCTCCACCTACCTGCCGACATACCTCAAGGACATCTACGACTTCGACCTGACGGCGGCCGGCACCCGCACCGCGGGCTTCGCGCTGGCCGCCGTCGTCGCCCGTCCCATCGGCGGTGTGCTGTCCGACCGCATCGGGCCGCGCATGGTCGTCGCGATCTCGCTGGCCGGGACCGCCGTGCTGGCGATCGTCGTCGCGTTCCAGCCGCCGGTCGAGGTGCCGGCCGGCATCGCGTTCGTCCTGCTCGCGTTCTTCCTCGGCCTCGGCACCGGCGGCGTGTTCGCGTGGGTGGCGAAGCTGGCGCCGCCGGAGAAGGTCGGCACGGTGACGGGGGTCGTCGGCGCGGCCGGCGGGCTCGGCGGGTTCTTCCCGCCGCTGGTCATGGGCGCGACGTACGAGGTGCTGCTGGACGGCTACGGCGTCGGGCTGACGCTGCTGGCGATCACCGCCGCGGGAGCACTGGCGTTCACGCTGCTCGGGGTCGGGGCCCGGGCGGCGTCGTCGGCCCGCCGGACGTGA